A window of Hymenobacter aerilatus contains these coding sequences:
- a CDS encoding dihydrofolate reductase family protein, which yields MRKVIFYIATSLDGYIASSDGSVEWLPAPPPGEDYGYASFLSTVDTTLMGRTTYEQVLTFGEWPYATLSNYVFTHTPPEAKPASVQFVSDDVVGFVTQLRQASGQTIWLIGGSTLAAPLLAANLVDELMLFVVPRLLGSGISLWHGQDAAGPLTLLRTQTWPDGMALLHYRIKRSI from the coding sequence ATGCGCAAAGTCATTTTCTACATTGCCACCAGCCTCGATGGCTATATTGCTTCCTCTGATGGCTCTGTGGAATGGTTGCCTGCGCCGCCTCCAGGGGAAGATTATGGTTACGCCAGCTTTCTTTCGACAGTAGATACCACGCTGATGGGTCGTACCACCTACGAGCAGGTGCTTACTTTCGGCGAATGGCCGTACGCAACACTTTCTAATTACGTGTTCACCCACACGCCTCCCGAAGCGAAACCGGCTTCTGTGCAGTTCGTGTCGGATGATGTAGTAGGGTTTGTGACGCAGCTCCGCCAAGCATCTGGGCAAACCATCTGGCTCATTGGAGGTAGCACGCTGGCAGCGCCTTTGTTGGCAGCCAATTTAGTCGATGAGTTGATGCTGTTTGTAGTTCCTAGGCTTCTAGGATCGGGTATTTCTTTGTGGCATGGGCAGGATGCTGCTGGTCCCTTAACTCTCTTACGAACACAAACATGGCCCGATGGCATGGCGCTTCTGCACTATCGAATTAAAAGGAGTATATAG
- a CDS encoding carboxypeptidase-like regulatory domain-containing protein gives MLRYKYRYISKIYSLLPFISLLAPCAGYAQASVVVGTVQDVGTKAAVPFAVVEIPTYHLGVQADQQGHFSLSLPSNLAPTDSLTVSALGYQRRRVALAAASHITLQPLPIALREVVVHGTKSAPVVLGPQKKAGWSSGFGESGLTADKRAGWQVAYFFAQPPTGQLTAVRFYVKRGNQRRCAAQLLQAPFRVRVYAADGPSGAPGTDLLTETVLAAASKPGWLTVSLTSFNLPTSAAGFFVAMEWLYTDARYLCQTTSVNHTTKERKAITHYGQQLGGYHQEQDQKAAWYLSAGYPWQQMPSFTAAGKLPLFSEPAIQAIIQP, from the coding sequence ATGTTACGCTATAAGTATAGATACATATCGAAGATTTATAGCCTTTTACCTTTTATATCACTGCTTGCACCTTGTGCTGGTTATGCTCAAGCATCTGTAGTTGTCGGCACTGTGCAGGATGTAGGCACAAAGGCGGCCGTACCATTCGCTGTTGTCGAAATTCCTACCTATCATCTTGGTGTGCAGGCCGATCAGCAGGGTCATTTTTCGCTTTCTCTACCCTCCAACCTCGCCCCAACCGATTCGCTGACTGTGTCGGCGCTGGGCTATCAGCGGCGGCGTGTGGCCTTAGCAGCAGCTTCACACATTACGTTGCAGCCCCTACCTATTGCATTGCGCGAGGTAGTCGTACACGGTACTAAATCGGCGCCGGTAGTACTGGGTCCACAAAAAAAGGCTGGGTGGAGCAGTGGCTTTGGTGAAAGCGGCCTGACAGCCGATAAGCGCGCTGGCTGGCAGGTAGCGTACTTTTTTGCACAGCCCCCTACCGGACAGCTAACAGCTGTACGTTTTTATGTGAAGCGTGGGAATCAACGTCGCTGTGCCGCGCAATTGCTTCAGGCACCGTTTCGGGTACGCGTATACGCCGCCGACGGCCCATCTGGTGCACCAGGCACCGATCTACTCACCGAAACCGTCCTAGCTGCTGCCTCGAAGCCAGGCTGGCTAACCGTGAGCCTTACCTCCTTCAATCTTCCGACTTCGGCTGCCGGCTTTTTCGTGGCTATGGAATGGCTGTATACAGATGCGCGCTACCTCTGCCAAACGACAAGCGTAAATCACACTACCAAAGAGCGCAAAGCAATTACTCACTACGGGCAACAGTTAGGTGGCTATCATCAGGAACAGGATCAAAAAGCAGCGTGGTATCTGAGTGCCGGTTACCCGTGGCAGCAAATGCCTTCTTTTACAGCGGCCGGTAAACTTCCTTTATTCAGTGAGCCAGCTATTCAAGCCATCATTCAGCCCTAA
- a CDS encoding phosphatidylserine decarboxylase family protein, translating into MKIHKEGRRILFFTLLALLAINLLLFRVNERHLLFNQIFAGISVIVFLLLLQFFRSPYRNLLTHEDLLIAPADGKVVVIEDVHEGEYFDDMRKQISIFMSPINVHITRNPISGIVRYFRYHPGNYLVAWHPKSSTKNERTTVVVESDAGPFVLFRQIAGAMARRIVWYVNEGDEVNQGEEFGFIKFGSRVDIFVPLDTELKVGLGEKVKGGETVIAQLKVAQPGLFS; encoded by the coding sequence ATGAAGATTCACAAAGAAGGAAGACGTATTCTGTTCTTTACCCTGCTGGCCCTGCTGGCCATCAACCTGTTGCTCTTCCGCGTGAACGAGCGACACCTGCTGTTCAACCAGATTTTTGCGGGCATCTCTGTCATTGTGTTTCTGTTGCTGCTGCAATTCTTCCGCAGCCCCTACCGCAACCTGCTCACCCACGAAGACCTGCTTATTGCCCCCGCCGACGGCAAAGTAGTGGTAATTGAGGATGTGCACGAGGGTGAGTATTTCGACGACATGCGCAAGCAAATCAGCATTTTCATGTCGCCCATCAACGTGCACATCACCCGCAATCCTATTTCGGGCATTGTGCGCTACTTCCGCTACCACCCCGGCAACTACCTGGTGGCGTGGCACCCCAAGAGCAGCACCAAAAACGAGCGCACCACGGTGGTAGTGGAGTCGGATGCAGGTCCGTTTGTGCTGTTCCGGCAGATTGCCGGCGCCATGGCTCGCCGCATTGTGTGGTACGTGAACGAAGGCGACGAAGTGAACCAGGGTGAGGAGTTCGGCTTCATCAAGTTCGGCTCCCGCGTCGATATCTTCGTACCATTGGACACCGAACTGAAGGTAGGGCTAGGGGAGAAAGTGAAAGGCGGCGAAACCGTTATTGCGCAGTTGAAAGTAGCGCAGCCGGGTTTGTTCAGCTAG
- a CDS encoding Glu/Leu/Phe/Val family dehydrogenase → MAVLTTVYKEPAPIVDRENPLESMMSRFNVAANILGLDEQTYNVLKAPDKQVIVSIPVTMDNGQVRVFEGYRVVHNTILGPSKGGIRYDTHVHLDEVKALAAWMTWKCAVVDIPYGGAKGGIICDPTTMSAGEIERLTRGYTLALKDVFGPDKDIPAPDMGTGPREMAWLMDEYSKTSGKTSPAVVTGKPLVLGGSLGRVEATGRGVMVSAIAALGKLGMKPENTTAVVQGFGNVGSWAAKLLNEKGVKIKGVSDISGAYWNEDGIDIDEAIAYKNAHKGRLEGFTGATPMDPDDLLISDVDMLVPAAVEDVITEHNAHDIKAKLIVEGANGPTSASADPIINEKGILVVPDILANSGGVTVSYFEWIQNRQGYKWSEQMVIERAGRIMNDAFEKVYAVAQKYEVPMRIAAYVVAIDKVAQTYKFRGAY, encoded by the coding sequence ATGGCAGTTCTGACCACGGTGTACAAAGAGCCGGCCCCGATTGTGGACCGCGAAAATCCCCTAGAGTCCATGATGTCGCGCTTCAACGTAGCGGCCAACATCCTCGGGCTCGACGAACAAACTTATAACGTACTGAAAGCGCCTGACAAGCAGGTGATTGTCAGCATTCCCGTGACGATGGACAACGGGCAGGTGCGCGTATTTGAAGGCTACCGCGTGGTGCACAACACCATCCTGGGGCCCAGCAAAGGAGGCATCCGCTACGACACCCACGTGCACCTCGATGAGGTAAAAGCCCTGGCCGCCTGGATGACCTGGAAATGCGCCGTGGTAGACATTCCGTACGGCGGTGCCAAAGGTGGTATCATCTGCGACCCTACCACCATGAGCGCCGGCGAAATCGAGCGCCTGACCCGCGGCTACACGCTGGCGTTGAAAGACGTGTTCGGCCCCGATAAAGACATTCCGGCCCCCGACATGGGCACTGGCCCCCGCGAAATGGCGTGGCTGATGGACGAATACTCCAAAACTTCCGGCAAGACCTCGCCGGCTGTTGTCACGGGAAAGCCTTTGGTACTGGGTGGCTCGCTGGGCCGCGTAGAAGCAACTGGCCGCGGCGTGATGGTATCGGCTATTGCGGCGCTGGGCAAGCTGGGCATGAAGCCCGAAAACACCACTGCTGTGGTGCAGGGTTTCGGCAACGTGGGCTCGTGGGCCGCGAAGCTGCTCAACGAGAAAGGGGTGAAAATCAAAGGCGTAAGCGACATTAGCGGCGCCTATTGGAACGAAGACGGCATTGACATCGACGAGGCCATTGCCTACAAAAATGCGCACAAGGGCCGCCTGGAAGGCTTCACGGGCGCTACCCCCATGGACCCCGATGACCTGCTGATTTCGGACGTGGATATGCTGGTGCCCGCCGCTGTAGAGGACGTCATCACCGAGCACAACGCCCACGACATCAAGGCCAAGCTAATTGTAGAAGGCGCCAATGGCCCTACCTCGGCCTCCGCCGACCCTATCATCAATGAGAAAGGCATCTTGGTGGTGCCCGATATCCTGGCCAACTCCGGCGGCGTCACGGTTTCCTACTTCGAGTGGATTCAGAACCGCCAAGGCTATAAGTGGAGCGAGCAGATGGTGATTGAGCGCGCCGGCCGCATCATGAACGATGCCTTCGAGAAAGTATACGCCGTGGCGCAGAAGTATGAAGTACCCATGCGCATTGCGGCCTACGTAGTGGCCATCGATAAGGTAGCTCAAACGTACAAGTTCCGCGGCGCGTATTAA
- a CDS encoding phosphatidate cytidylyltransferase: MADATPSPTAPIGKKPMSNLTQRILYGVLGAVVLLFCIWYSAWTFAVFFGLVQMRMLWEFYRMMRKAGYKPAALLGGGISLMLFGAIYLVADAHHYTASHINTEAVETIEQFRARFQAFRIGKIAQNVLLSLAILLPTILILREMYSWPRENKLAPFANVGVALLGLLYVSLPMSLLNVLAFSDNGYDYRRIFGLLLLVWCSDIGAYAAGKTFGKHKLALKISPGKTWEGAAGGFLLTLVMGWALVFLLPEMPLTTRLVAAAIVAVFGPLGDLAESMLKRSVDVKDSGRIMPGHGGLLDRFDAFLFVVPVLVVVQLLFG; encoded by the coding sequence TTGGCCGACGCTACCCCTTCTCCTACCGCTCCCATCGGCAAAAAACCGATGTCCAACCTCACGCAACGCATCCTCTACGGAGTGTTGGGCGCCGTTGTGCTGCTGTTCTGCATCTGGTATAGCGCCTGGACGTTTGCCGTGTTTTTCGGACTGGTGCAGATGCGGATGCTGTGGGAGTTTTACCGCATGATGCGCAAAGCGGGGTATAAGCCGGCGGCGTTGCTAGGTGGAGGTATTAGCCTGATGCTTTTTGGCGCTATATATTTAGTAGCGGACGCACATCACTATACTGCGTCTCATATTAATACGGAAGCAGTTGAGACAATAGAGCAGTTTAGAGCAAGGTTTCAGGCTTTTCGGATAGGGAAGATTGCGCAAAACGTTTTATTAAGCTTAGCCATTCTTTTGCCTACTATCCTCATTCTGCGTGAGATGTATTCGTGGCCGCGTGAGAATAAATTAGCGCCCTTCGCCAACGTAGGGGTGGCTCTACTCGGTTTGCTCTACGTGAGTCTACCCATGAGTTTGCTGAACGTATTGGCGTTCAGTGACAACGGCTACGATTACCGCCGCATCTTTGGCTTACTGCTGTTGGTGTGGTGTTCCGATATTGGCGCCTATGCCGCCGGCAAAACCTTCGGCAAGCACAAGCTGGCACTCAAGATTTCGCCCGGCAAAACCTGGGAGGGTGCTGCGGGCGGTTTTCTGCTGACGCTAGTTATGGGCTGGGCGCTGGTTTTCCTGCTACCCGAAATGCCGCTGACTACCCGCCTTGTGGCCGCCGCCATCGTAGCCGTATTCGGGCCGCTGGGCGATTTGGCCGAGTCCATGCTCAAGCGCAGTGTGGATGTGAAGGACTCCGGCCGTATCATGCCCGGCCACGGCGGCCTGCTGGATAGGTTCGATGCCTTCTTATTTGTGGTGCCGGTATTGGTGGTGGTGCAGCTCCTATTCGGGTAA
- a CDS encoding CPBP family intramembrane glutamic endopeptidase, whose amino-acid sequence MKGFVSNRLHPLVTLILLLVSLLAAFCVAGFFISMLGNLFFGVGLQEIGNVTQHPTQHPQGWALSMLSQGVLLFVGFAGGALALVKFTGYRAADYFAPRRPVPGLWLLMAALLIIASLPLMTTLIAWNAQLHLPDALRGVEEWAREKEDQAQALTKALTDFNSPLRFWVGVLVIAVVPAISEELVFRGVVQRNLVQGFTSRHVGVWVAAFIFSAIHVQFFGFVPRFVLGLLLGYLYEWSGNILVPMAAHFTQNFTQLLLLYWQQRQWVSPELDPDANEAMPWPWVLSSLLVTAGLLYWLHEHLTDDTETGPTQLRTLGGKGVAASLPEAPLPPAAARTLGRDGVDVGRYRD is encoded by the coding sequence ATGAAAGGTTTCGTTTCTAACCGCTTGCATCCGCTGGTTACTCTGATCTTGCTGCTAGTGTCGCTGCTAGCCGCTTTCTGTGTAGCGGGCTTTTTTATCTCTATGCTGGGCAATCTGTTTTTTGGGGTAGGGTTGCAGGAAATCGGCAACGTGACGCAGCACCCAACGCAACACCCGCAGGGATGGGCACTGTCTATGCTCTCACAGGGGGTGCTCCTGTTTGTGGGCTTTGCGGGGGGCGCGCTGGCCCTGGTGAAGTTCACCGGATACCGTGCTGCCGACTACTTTGCTCCGCGTCGCCCGGTGCCCGGCTTGTGGCTGCTGATGGCGGCGTTGCTCATCATTGCCAGCCTACCCCTCATGACGACCCTCATTGCCTGGAATGCCCAACTGCATTTACCCGATGCGTTGCGCGGTGTAGAGGAATGGGCCAGGGAAAAGGAAGATCAGGCCCAGGCGCTCACCAAAGCACTCACCGACTTCAACTCGCCGCTTCGCTTTTGGGTAGGCGTGCTGGTTATTGCTGTGGTGCCGGCCATCAGCGAGGAGTTGGTGTTCCGGGGGGTAGTGCAGCGCAATTTGGTGCAGGGCTTCACGTCGCGCCACGTGGGCGTGTGGGTGGCAGCTTTTATTTTCAGCGCCATTCACGTGCAGTTCTTTGGCTTCGTGCCGCGCTTCGTATTGGGTCTGCTATTGGGATACTTATATGAGTGGAGCGGCAATATTCTGGTGCCCATGGCGGCGCACTTCACCCAAAATTTCACTCAATTGCTTCTGCTCTACTGGCAGCAGCGCCAGTGGGTGAGCCCCGAGCTGGACCCCGACGCCAACGAGGCCATGCCCTGGCCCTGGGTGCTATCCTCGCTGCTCGTCACGGCTGGCTTGCTGTACTGGCTGCACGAGCACCTGACCGATGACACCGAAACCGGTCCTACCCAGCTGCGCACGCTGGGGGGCAAGGGGGTAGCGGCTAGCCTACCCGAAGCTCCACTGCCGCCTGCTGCCGCCCGTACCCTGGGCCGCGACGGCGTAGACGTGGGCCGCTACCGCGACTAG
- the dusB gene encoding tRNA dihydrouridine synthase DusB — MVHIRDLALPDFPLLLAPMEDVSDPPFRAVCKANGADLMYTEFISSEGLIRDAAKSRQKLDVFDYERPIGIQLFGSDVDTMGECARISTHAGPDLIDINYGCPVKQVACRGAGAALLRDIPKMVEMTAAVVKNTPLPVTVKTRLGWDDTTKNVEDVAERLQDIGIEALTIHGRTRVQMYKGEADWELIGKIKNNPRIKIPIFGNGDIDSPQKAVEYKNRYGVDGVMIGRASIGYPWIFREIKHYIATGELMAPPTVEERVAMCRMHFEKSLEWKGQRAGIFEMRRHYAQYFRGLEGAKQWRTRLVDTNEPDEVRAIMDEIIAAEPVLVG, encoded by the coding sequence GTGGTACACATTCGCGACCTTGCCCTCCCTGATTTCCCGTTGCTGCTCGCCCCAATGGAGGACGTATCGGACCCGCCGTTTCGGGCCGTGTGCAAGGCCAACGGGGCTGATTTGATGTATACGGAGTTTATCTCGTCGGAGGGGTTGATTCGGGATGCCGCCAAGAGCCGGCAGAAGCTCGACGTGTTTGACTACGAGCGGCCCATTGGTATTCAGCTGTTTGGCTCCGATGTGGATACGATGGGCGAGTGCGCCCGCATCAGCACCCACGCCGGCCCCGACCTCATCGACATCAACTACGGCTGCCCCGTGAAGCAGGTGGCCTGCCGCGGCGCTGGCGCCGCCCTGCTGCGCGACATCCCCAAAATGGTGGAAATGACGGCCGCGGTTGTTAAAAACACGCCCCTACCCGTGACGGTGAAAACCCGCCTGGGCTGGGACGACACCACCAAGAATGTGGAGGACGTGGCCGAGCGCCTGCAGGATATTGGTATCGAAGCCCTTACCATCCACGGCCGCACCCGCGTGCAGATGTACAAAGGCGAGGCCGACTGGGAGTTGATTGGCAAAATCAAGAACAATCCGCGCATCAAAATTCCCATCTTCGGCAACGGTGACATCGACTCGCCCCAGAAAGCCGTGGAGTACAAAAACCGCTACGGCGTAGACGGCGTAATGATTGGCCGCGCTAGCATCGGCTACCCCTGGATTTTCCGTGAAATCAAGCACTATATCGCCACCGGCGAACTGATGGCTCCGCCCACCGTGGAGGAGCGCGTGGCCATGTGCCGCATGCACTTCGAGAAAAGCCTAGAGTGGAAAGGGCAACGGGCCGGCATCTTCGAGATGCGCCGCCACTACGCCCAGTATTTCCGCGGCCTGGAGGGTGCCAAGCAGTGGCGCACCCGCCTGGTAGATACCAACGAGCCCGACGAAGTGCGCGCCATCATGGACGAAATCATTGCCGCCGAGCCGGTTTTGGTAGGGTAG
- a CDS encoding DMT family transporter produces MPSPTPPATIAAPAPPATSAPEPPISLSAWGLLLVLAVIWGTSFILMKKGLAVFSPLELGATRVTVAALLLLPFALRHVGQVEKSRFKWLLLSGVVGTLLPAFLFAYAETKLASGLAGVLNALTAVFTLVVGALFFGQRLTGLRVLGIGLGLAGTVVLMLLGGSGGAATPAGVGNAWYGLYIVLATVGYGVSVNVIKHYLQGIPLVAVTGLLLLFIGGPAVVFLLLGTDFLHKLATVSGAWTAFGYIALLATMSTAVAMVLFNKLIHQSTALFASSNTYLIPVVALGWGVLDGESFNLWHVLGMVIILVSVAIIHRAR; encoded by the coding sequence ATGCCCTCCCCTACCCCGCCCGCTACTATAGCCGCCCCGGCTCCACCCGCCACCTCAGCGCCGGAGCCGCCTATTTCGCTGTCGGCGTGGGGGTTGTTGCTCGTGTTGGCTGTTATCTGGGGTACGTCGTTCATTCTGATGAAGAAGGGGCTGGCGGTGTTTTCGCCGCTGGAGCTGGGCGCTACGCGCGTGACGGTGGCGGCCTTGCTGCTCCTACCCTTCGCGCTGCGGCACGTGGGCCAGGTGGAGAAGTCGCGCTTTAAGTGGCTGCTGCTAAGCGGCGTAGTTGGCACCTTACTTCCGGCCTTCTTGTTCGCCTACGCCGAAACCAAGCTGGCCTCGGGGTTGGCGGGCGTACTCAATGCCCTCACGGCGGTGTTCACGCTGGTAGTAGGTGCGCTGTTCTTTGGGCAGCGCCTTACGGGGCTGCGGGTGTTGGGCATCGGGCTGGGGCTGGCTGGCACGGTGGTGCTGATGCTGCTAGGCGGCAGCGGCGGCGCGGCTACCCCGGCGGGCGTCGGCAACGCGTGGTATGGGCTGTACATTGTGCTGGCCACCGTTGGCTACGGTGTGAGCGTCAACGTAATCAAGCACTACTTGCAGGGTATTCCCCTGGTGGCCGTTACGGGCCTGTTGCTGTTGTTTATTGGCGGGCCGGCTGTGGTATTTCTACTGTTAGGCACCGATTTTCTGCATAAGCTAGCCACAGTATCGGGCGCCTGGACTGCCTTTGGTTACATTGCTCTACTGGCGACTATGAGCACGGCCGTGGCCATGGTACTGTTCAATAAACTCATTCACCAGTCTACGGCCCTGTTTGCTTCCTCCAATACCTACCTCATACCTGTCGTAGCGCTGGGCTGGGGCGTGCTCGATGGTGAGTCGTTCAACCTGTGGCATGTGCTGGGCATGGTGATTATTCTGGTGAGCGTGGCCATTATTCACCGGGCAAGGTAG